A genome region from Conger conger chromosome 16, fConCon1.1, whole genome shotgun sequence includes the following:
- the LOC133114055 gene encoding sterile alpha motif domain-containing protein 9-like, translating into MVSSTFSNLVLQPSELGDKPLEEWTESDVSSWLRSIGVKEQYVQKLEEEEVDGKILKEVTEDFLKTETGMKSGPALLIVRKRNELVESFQGHKLQRTKKTQGSSRNRGAGIQNEQQGTGDVTTGAGTNQSHPETQTQKDQSSLSTKKDCKPRPFGKEGIDFTYVKNNVLQPESGVIDLITPCHEYKSLANATKLDRTRLQAKFAKEVLKFGAGCMNIRTNGTIHFGVMDSRDDTDYTHGEIIGIPVTEKDIFVDALDYIERCFTSDSEHVRQCIRPPQFIEVIDINSTEKRYIVEVDIVPTVSIVKNKVYSVRLPNFKEKSNKVELEKEAMYRRVGSKTEPVIDQNVFAFYQRMKDRDDLREEAEKSQFLNAPDFCEDLGRKLTMLVTSGKKFIETEKWYILVTNKFQQDHLRNIDFLLNMKIFCVFDFDPDSKVSGFCGKYLQHHAANLHFMQDYKIRNDMSTREFERHLHLFEQTSWIFCNGRNDFRGNEIPCEEMTWIKTKITLLRESVSLICKQILPKGSFLVIFLLTSPVEKPQLHTFSEFFTDMEGHEDIICIAECEKNFQKWQGFAEAYCSAEMVNRSSVVGMKMSHVNATLQRIQPLTTRATKHLSVFTKGECLLETKEEERMYSLEILSVDQCDDTCADFIEAEKENLERQFYHGGKVKWLNFWLAEKKYLDEIIQRDAYREISKLLNDIQKRGADQLPVSSINIYHHPGSGGSTVARQVLWNNRKDLRCAVVKPSYSPIIVSEHAVQLREYEEKEPPQKCLPVFLLVEDCENDYFDDLRNELVTAVYTKRIAQGTPCFILLSCRRSHNPEKKCKESPLQNVAVTHKLSPEEKRQFSGKREKLEQQYQPEFILTFVLMSEEFDPKYIEDFVEHLLQDIDHKSVVTTLIRYVALLNAYVQNSFISQSHCEALMRMTIQIDRFRQHTFERSLTEQAKLIFIHLRDDKTHIHSIRIIHPLVAKEILQQLSSSQQKQSRIAMDLLCDNVLYENRFGKEEYVKFLRALFMRRSRIMKGDESDTLFSPLIEHVMRDERPDKAIELLKEAYTRFNKDPFFAQQLARLNYYHEKFEEAEQWAEIAAKKMPQNSYILDTKGQVYRRWFNAKCQEIEKKTKTPQNTADAIEKALKAIDCFKDCQMASISDPDFMNNSGFFSAVDTGCNLVKLIFSLQLFSSKAGGSSECLKYLVTEYIPEAVKTPWESFHMKLKSLQMSMHSALEWISEDLCYFQTDVNAEEEDTAVTSEIKINNPKNWLVNTSAAYGKYFSSVSLSTIPQQGNANPMSLTPFMKRMQIYRLGGGNITTIFSLLHDQTDREQIQVLEEIISLYPSNPLNARLDQMDLVNYIASHIALGCLSTQSPKLAPIQYLQNLCQQFPNEKSKCLSSALFLLTLLFWPDGNEDDKENKYKIVMSAVEFLGRSYWTKMKDIPRRKRRIYTHFFLSNGNGRDKIVHKSRVESLTKKLPVSEKRMKWLSGEVWKMPEIKTLLKPVHGWTEDGNVFLQGPQNKKFQIPALNSASVPYGNENVTFYLGFTFRGPVAYNITEIA; encoded by the exons ATGGTATCAAGCACCTTCTCAAACCTGGTCTTGCAGCCTT CTGAATTGGGCGACAAACCGCTTGAAGAATGGACGGAATCGGACGTGAGCTCCTGGTTAAGGTCAATAGGAGTGAAGGAGCAGTATGTTCAGAAGCTGGAAGAAGAGGAAGTGGATGGCAAAATCCTCAAGGAGGTGACCGAAGACTTTCTGAAAACAGAGACTGGCATGAAGTCTGGCCCTGCTCTTCTAATAGTCAGAAAAAGAAATGAGCTTGTTGAATCTTTCCAAGGACACAAACTTCAAAGGACCAAAAAAACTCAAGGGAGCAGTCGCAATAGAGGAGCTGGAATTCAAAATGAGCAGCAAGGCACAGGTGATGTGACCACTGGTGCTGGCACCAATCAGTCCCatccagagacacagacacaaaaggaCCAATCGTCCTTGTCCACTAAGAAAGACTGTAAACCAAGGCCTTTTGGCAAAGAAGGCATTGACTTCACATACGTCAAGAATAATGTTCTACAGCCTGAATCTGGTGTCATTGATCTTATCACACCTTGCCATGAATACAAATCCCTGGCAAATGCTACTAAATTGGACAGGACAAGGCTACAAGCAAAATTTGCTAAGGAGGTTCTCAAATTTGGTGCTGGATGCATGAATATTCGAACAAATGGCACAATACACTTTGGTGTCATGGACAGTAGGGATGACACAGACTATACACATGGTGAAATAATTGGCATTCCTGTAACAGAGAAAGACATCTTCGTTGATGCGTTAGACTATATAGAACGGTGTTTTACTTCTGACAGCGAACACGTGCGACAGTGTATACGCCCACCACAGTTTATCGAGGTTATAGACataaacagcacagaaaaaCGTTACATTGTGGAGGTCGACATCGTCCCCACAGTGAGCATAGTGAAGAACAAAGTGTACTCTGTCCGCCTTCCAAACTTCAAGGAAAAATCAAACAAGGTTGAACTAGAAAAGGAGGCAATGTATCGCAGAGTAGGATCCAAAACAGAACCAGTTATTGATCAAAATGTGTTTGCCTTCTACCAACGTATGAAAGACAGAGATGATCTGAGAGAAGAGGCTGAAAAGTCACAATTTCTCAATGCACCAGATTTCTGTGAAGACCTGGGCAGGAAACTCACAATGCTTGTGACCAGCGGGAAAAAGTTCATAGAAACAGAAAAGTGGTACATCCTTGTTACCAACAAATTCCAGCAGGACCATTTGAGAAACATTGACTTTTTATTGAACATgaagattttctgtgtttttgactTTGACCCAGATTCAAAAGTGTCTGGATTCTGTGGCAAATACCTTCAGCACCATGCTGCAAATCTGCATTTCATGCAGGACTACAAAATCCGAAATGACATGAGCACCAGAGAATTTGAGAGGCACCTACACTTGTTTGAACAGACAAGCTGGATATTTTGCAATGGACGAAATGATTTCCGTGGAAACGAAATCCCTTGTGAGGAAATGACCTGGATCAAAACCAAAATCACACTGCTGAGGGAATCTGTATCGCTAATATGCAAACAGATCTTGCCGAAGGGCTCCTTCTTGGTGATCTTTCTTCTCACTTCCCCTGTAGAGAAGCCTCAGTTGCATACTTTCTCTGAGTTTTTCACTGACATGGAAGGCCACGAAGACATCATATGCATTGCAGAATGTGAAAAAAACTTTCAGAAGTGGCAAGGCTTTGCCGAGGCATACTGTAGTGCCGAAATGGTTAACCGTTCCAGCGTTGTGGGGATGAAAATGAGCCATGTGAATGCTACTCTGCAACGCATTCAGCCTCTGACGACTCGAGCGACCAAACATTTGTCAGTTTTCACAAAAGGAGAGTGCCTCCTTGAAACTaaagaggaggaaaggatgTACTCCTTAGAGATCCTGAGTGTTGATCAGTGTGATGACACCTGTGCCGACTTCATTgaggcagaaaaagaaaacttggaACGGCAGTTTTACCATGGCGGTAAAGTGAAGTGGCTGAATTTCTGGCTTGCAGAGAAGAAGTATCTTGACGAAATCATTCAGAGAGATGCATACAGGGAAATTTCAAAACTGCTCAATGACATTCAGAAAAGAGGTGCTGACCAACTACCTGTGAGCAGCATCAATATATACCACCATCCGGGCAGTGGTGGGAGCACAGTTGCACGACAGGTACTTTGGAACAACAGAAAAGACCTACGATGTGCAGTTGTGAAGCCGTCATACTCGCCAATTATTGTGTCTGAGCATGCAGTTCAGCTACGCGAATATGAAGAAAAAGAACCCCCACAAAAATGCCTCCCAGTATTCTTACTGGTGGAAGACTGTGAGAATGACTACTTTGATGACCTTCGGAATGAACTGGTGACTGCCGTCTACACCAAGAGAATTGCACAAGGGACGCCCTGCTTCATTCTTCTGAGCTGCAGACGTTCACACAATCCAGAGAAAAAATGCAAAGAGTCGCCTCTCCAGAATGTCGCCGTGACCCACAAATTGTCACCAGAGGAGAAGAGGCAGTTCTCTGGGAAAAGAGAGAAGCTCGAACAACAGTATCAGCCAGAGTTCATCTTGACATTTGTCCTGATGAGTGAAGAATTTGATCCAAAGTACATAGAAGACTTTGTGGAACATTTGTTGCAAGACATTGACCACAAATCTGTTGTCACAACGCTAATTCGATATGTGGCTTTGCTTAATGCCTATGTGCAGAACTCCTTCATCTCCCAGTCTCATTGTGAGGCCTTGATGAGAATGACCATCCAAATAGACAGATTCCGCCAACACACCTTTGAGAGATCTTTAACTGAGCAAGCTAAGCTTATCTTCATACACTTGAGAGATGACaagacacacattcattcaatcCGTATCATTCATCCACTGGTGGCAAAGGAGATTCTCCAGCAGTTGTCAAGTAGTCAGCAGAAGCAAAGCAGAATTGCAATGGATCTTCTATGTGACAATGTGCTTTATGAGAACAGGTTTGGAAAAGAGGAGTATGTAAAGTTTCTCAGAGCTTTGTTCATGAGACGCAGCAGAATCATGAAAGGTGACGAATCAGACACTTTATTCTCTCCTCTCATTGAACATGTGATGAGAGACGAACGCCCAGACAAGGCAATCGAGCTTCTAAAAGAAGCATACACACGATTCAACAAAGATCCTTTCTTTGCTCAGCAGCTTGCCCGACTCAACTACTACCATGAAAAGTTTGAAGAGGCAGAACAATGGGCAGAAATCGCTGCAAAAAAGATGCCCCAAAACTCCTACATCCTGGACACTAAAGGCCAGGTGTATAGGAGATGGTTCAATGCCAAATGTCAAGAGattgaaaaaaagacaaagacacCACAAAACACAGCGGACGCCATTGAAAAAGCACTCAAAGCCATAGACTGCTTCAAGGACTGTCAGATGGCATCCATCTCCGATCCTGATTTCATGAACAATTCAGGCTTTTTTTCTGCAGTGGACACTGGATGCAACTTGGTGAAGTTAATTTTTTCACTGCAATTGTTTTCAAGCAAAGCTGGTGGCAGCTCTGAGTGTCTGAAGTACCTTGTTACAGAATACATCCCTGAAGCTGTTAAGACTCCTTGGGAAAGCTTCCACATGAAACTGAAAAGCCTTCAGATGTCCATGCACAGTGCCTTGGAATGGATCTCTGAAGACTTGTGTTACTTTCAGACTGATGTAAATGCAGAGGAGGAAGACACCGCTGTGAcctctgagataaaaataaacaatccaAAGAACTGGTTGGTGAATACGTCTGCTGCATATGGAAAATATTTCAGCAGTGTTTCTCTCAGCACAATTCCGCAGCAAGGCAATGCAAATCCAATGAGCTTGACACCTTTCATGAAGCGTATGCAGATATACCGTCTTGGAGGGGGGAATATAACAACAATCTTCTCCCTCCTGCATGAccagacagacagggaacaAATCCAAGTGCTGGAGGAAATAATATCCCTGTATCCTTCCAACCCACTGAATGCAAGGCTGGACCAAATGGATCTTGTGAACTACATAGCATCTCACATTGCTTTAGGTTGCCTTTCAACTCAGTCACCGAAGCTTGCACCAATTCAGTATCTTCAAAATCTCTGCCAGCAGTTCCCAAATGAGAAGAGCAAATGCTTATCAAGTGCTCTTTTCTTGCTCACCTTGCTTTTCTGGCCAGATGGCAATGAAGAtgataaagaaaacaaatacaaaattgtcATGTCAGCTGTTGAATTCCTTGGTAGAAGTTACTGGACCAAAATGAAAGACATTCCCCGTAGGAAGAGGAGAATTTACACTCACTTTTTCCTGAGTAATGGAAATGGACGGGACAAGATTGTACACAAGAGCAGAGTGGAGAGTCTCACGAAGAAGCTCCCTGTGTCAGAAAAGAGGATGAAGTGGCTAAGCGGGGAGGTGTGGAAAATGCCAGAGATTAAAACACTGTTGAAGCCTGTTCATGGCTGGACAGAGGATGGGAATGTGTTTCTCCAGGGTCCTCAGAACAAAAAGTTCCAGATTCCAGCTTTGAATTCAGCCTCAGTACCCTATGGCAATGAGAATGTTACTTTCTACTTGGGCTTCACGTTTAGAGGGCCCGTGGCCTACAACATTACCGAAATAGcgtaa